AGGCAAAGCTTCCTCATCATTTCTCTCAACCTACTTTTACCATCTATAACGGGAGGACTGATCCCGTGGAGCATGTTAGCCATTTTAATCAGAAAATGGCAATTCATTCAAATAATGAAGCTTTGatgtgtaaaattttttcttctaGCCTTAGGCCGGTAGCCATGCGTTGGTTTGATGCTTTAGAAGAAGACTCTTTAGCATCTTTTGAGGAGCTAACAAGAGCGTTCGGGGCTCGGTTCATAACATGCAGTAGGGTCCCTAAGCCTTTAGATTCGTTGTTATCTATGGCAATGAGGGAAGGAGAGACTCTTAAAACTTACTCAGATAGGTACTGAGAAACCTATAATGAGATTGATGGCGATGTCGAAGATGTGGCTGTGAGGACTTTTAAGGTGGGGCTCCCTACTGAACATGGTCTAAGAAAATCGTTGATGATGAAAGTTGCCTTAAATATACGCCAGCTCATGGATCACATAGATAAGTATAAACGAGTTGAGGAGGATCAAATTTAGGGTAAAGGTAAAACAAAAATGTTCCCGGAGAGAAAAGATCCTCGGGGAGTGGGTTAGTAAGGCAATCGCCCCAGAAGAGAGCCTCTAGGTCATTCATCGCCGATAGGGACTCCTTTAGTTAATTCATTGTTCAAAGAGCCAGTGTATCAGATATTGGAGAAAATACAGAATGAGCCTTATTTTAGATGGCCTAATAAAATGAGTAGAGATGCATCCCTGAGAAATCAAAGCCTTCATTGCCATTATCATCAGGATAAGGGACATACCACAAAGGAATGTAGGACGTTACGTGATCATTTGAGCCAGCTGGCAAGAGTGAGGAAGCTTAACCATTTCTTATGTCAACCGAGAGGACAATTTGAGCATCATAGGGATGGATCGCACTGTGGCAATACTCCTCGACCAGAGTTGGGCACCATAAACATCATTTTAGCAAAGCCAGGGGGAGAGTTTGGGACATATTCCAGGGTCATGTCCGTGCGGAGTGGCCTTGGAGATCATGTCGTGGAGACGGGTAATCAAATTGCTAAGAAGGTTAAGTTGTCGGAAATTCCTACCTTAGCTTTTTTTGAGGAGGACAAGGAGGGAACATGCCAATCGCATGACGATGCTTTAGTAGTTACTGTTCGGATCGGGGGGTATGATGTGAAATGAGTTCTAGTTGACGAAGGAAGTGGAGCAGAAATTATGTATACCGATTTGTTtaatggtttaaatttgaatgcTGAGGACCTTGAAAGGTATGACTCACCGTTGGTAGGCCTTGATGGAAAGCCGGTGATTCCGCAAGGGATGATTAGATTGCCCGTACAGGTTGAGGACGAGGAAGTACAAGTTAATTTCATAGTTGTAAAGGTCTATTCACCTTACACGACCATCTTGGCCAGACCATGGTTGCATGCCATGGCTACAGTATCGTCGACTTTGCATGTAAAGGTCAAGTATCCCACCAGTGGACAGGTAAAAGTGTTATTTGGTAGTCAGTCAGTGGCCAGGAAATGTTTGGTATCTGCAATCATTAGGACAACTGAGAATTTGGAGATAAGGGcagattaaaaaacaatatagcAATTAAAGAACCCTACCTTGGGACATGGTGCCAAGATGGGTGGAGATTCAGCTGAAGACCTCGAGATGGTATTAATAGGGGAAGATGAGGAAAGGTATTTCCAGGTGGGATCCCATCTGCCtgttttggaaaaaataaagttggtAAAGTTTTTGGAGgccaacattgatgtttttgcttggacGATGTATGACGTCCCGAGGGTCGACCCTGAGTTTATttgtcatcaattaaatgtcAATCCCAAGGCTGTGCCCCGCAAACAGCCTCATCGGCGTGCGTCTCAAGATCATGTCGAAGCTGTAAGGGTAGAAGTAAACAAGCTGAAACAAGCTGGAGCTACTAAAGAGATTTTTTACCCTGAGTGGCTTGCCAATAATGTGgtagttaaaaagaagaacaggaagtggagagtttgcaTAGATTTTACTGATCTAAACAAGGTGTGCCCAAAAGACCCTTTCCCCATTCCAAGAATCGATCAGCTAGTAGATGCTACTAtgggacatcctcggatgagtttcgtggatgcttttcaaggttatcattatcattatctgatcaggagaaaacaacTTTCCGTGCCCCCAATGGCAATTATCATTATcgggtaatgccttttggtctcaAGAATGCAGGATCCACCTATCAGAGAATGGTGACTCGAATGTTATAGTCACAGTTAGGGCGGAATATGGAATCTTATATTGACGATATGGTGATTAAGAGCAAGAAGGTGGAAGAGCATTTGGCAGACTTGGAAGAAACATTCTCAATCCTGAGAAAGCACAAGCTGCGTCTGAATGCCTCCAAGTGCTCTTTTAGGGCCAGTTCAAGGAAGTTTCTTGGTTAAATGATAACGCATCGAGGAATCGAAGTTAATCCCGACCAAATTAAGGCCATAGTTGGCTTACATCCGCCTCGTAATCCCAAGGAGGTGCAGAGGTTGACTGGTATGGCAGTTGCATTAAACGGGTTCATCTCTTGATCCGCGAACAGGTGTCGTCCTTTTTATCAGCTCTTGCACAAATGGAAAGATTTTCAGTGGACTGAGGAATGCGCTCTAGCCTTTGAAGATCTAAAGCAATATTTAGCTAGTCCACGGATACTATCTAGGCTGGAGAAGGAGGAGGTGTTGTACGCCTACCTGGAGGTCATTGATTATGCTGTCAGCCTTGTCCTCGTATGGAATGATGATGGAATCCAAAAACCTGTGTATTACGTTAGTAAATCTCTACAAGAGGCTGAAATGCGTTACTTACCCTTGGAAAAGGCAGTGTTAGCTATTGTACATGCTACGAGAAAGCTTCCGTATTATTTTCAAGCCCACACGGTAGTAGTGCTCACCCAACTTCCTTTACAAGCTCTCCTAAGGAAATCAGATTATACAGGCCGAGTAGCAAAATGGGGAACAAGGCTTGGAGCTGATGATGTCAAGTATATGCCCCGAACAACCGTCAAAGGACTAGTCCTTGCTAATTTTGTGGAGGAGTTCACCAAGGATAAccttgagaaagaagaagtaATCTTAGCGGTGACATCTACCTTACCCATCAATGCTCCCCCATGGGAAGTGTATACAGATGGGGCATCTAACCTAAAAGGAGCAAGAATTGGGATTGTGTTGATTACTCCCGAGAGGTTAATCATGGAAAAATCATTACGATTGGGTTTCATAGCCACCAAAAATGAGGCCGAGTATAAGGCTCTTCTGGCAAGAGCTTAAATGGTTAGAAAATTGGGGGGAGAAGTGGTAGAATTATATTGTGATTCTCAGTTAGTCTTTGGGCAAGTCAATAGGGAGTTTGAAGCTAGGGATGAGAGGGTGCAAGGGTATCTCAGTAGGGTGAAGTGTGCTTTAAACAGTTTCAAGAGTTTTATAGTGAAGCAAATCCCTAGGGGACATAATGCTCACGCCGATTCATTGGGTATGCTTGCCACATATTTGGGATCGAAGCTTCCTTGGGTGGTATTGGTAGAGGATATGATAAATTCCAGTCTCCCCAGCACATCGACAGTTGGTATTCACAGTATTCAGGTGGGACCGAGTTGGATGGACCCTATTGTAACCTTTTCAAAACAAGTTATACTGCCCGAAAACAAGACTGGGGTAGAAAGGTACACAAGAATGCTACTCGTTATTGGCTCTCCAAGGAGCAGAAGTTATACAAGCGTTCTTATTCGGGTCCGTATCTTTTGTGTGTACATCCTAAAGCAGTAGAGCCCATGTTAGAAGAATTACATAAAGGCATATGTGGGAGTCACACTGGTGGGAGCTCCCTAGCTCATCAGGCTCTAAcccagggatattggtggccaaatatgcagaaaACCTCTTAAGATTACGCAAAAAAATGTGACTAGTGTCAAAGGAATGCGCCAAAACATTCATCAACTAGGGGGAGTCTTAAACCCATTATCCAGCCCATGGCCATTTTCTCGGTGGGGCTTGGACATCGTTGGACATCGAAGATGGCTCATCGTCGGCACAAAttactttactaagtgggtaGAGGCTGAACCACTAGCTAACATTAGAGATGTAGATGCAAAGAGATTcatctggaagaatattgttactcATTTTGGAGTCCCACATACTTTGATATCTGATAATGGctttcaatttgatagtaaagccttCAGAAGGTACTGTGGGGATTTGGGAATAAGGAATGGGTATTCGACaccagcttatcctcaaggaaacgGTCAAGTTGAGGCCACTAACAAGGTCATCTTGGCTAGACTGAAGAAGAGGCTAGATGATGCTAAAGAaagatgggtagaagaattgGCTCATGTGTTATGGACGTATCGCATTACCCCCCGTAGATCGACCGGTGAGACGCCCTTCTCAATGACATGTAGGATGGAAGCAGTAATCCCTCTAGAGTTAGGATTTCCAACCTTGAAATCTAAACAGTATAGTTTTGAAGGCAATCATCGCATGCTCCTCGATAATTTTGATACTGTTGAGGAAAGAAGAGAAGTAGCAAGCGTGAAGATGGCCAACTATCAGCAAAAGCTCAAAAAAACATATGACAAGGGGGTGAAATTAAGGCCATTAATGCCAGGagatcttgtattaaaaaagaTAGTGGGGACAGCAAAAAATCCTGCATGGGGTAAAATGTAAGGGCCTTATAGAGTCACGTCTGTAGCAGGTATGGAGGCTTATTACTTGGAAGACTTGGATGAAAATGTAATCcctcgcccttggaatgtaaacaataTGTGGcgttactattattaataatataatatccTCTTTTGTTGAATACTTTGCTAATATGTCTTACTTTGCCATTCTTTGTTGGTGCATTAAAGTAATTATTATTACGGCAGAgtcttctaagtgttaaactgaacctAGGCCTTGTTCGGCCCCTCGGGCCACAAGcttagggaaaattaacatgttGGCAAAatcttctaagtgttaaactgaacctAGGTCTTGTTCGGATCCTCGGCCACAAAcctaaggaaaattaacatgttGGTAAAatcttctaagtgttaaactgaatCTAAGCCTTGTTTGGCTATTTTGACCACAAGTTTAAGGCAAGTTAACATGCCACAAAAGCATTCTAGGAATAAGGTACAATTAGGTCTTAGCTTAATTTTTGGGGGTCATAGCCCTGGAGCGTAACAAAAAAGCATATTCTGCAGATTCTAAGTCTAGTTTCAGGTAAATGTTATGTACTAGTttgcaaaaattttataagttaATGTACTAGTAAAGTTGTGGTAATGTGATAAAACCCCACGAATCAATTACTGAGCAAGAAGGACAGGAACAAAATAtgtgaaataaagaaaatgaagtcCATGAAATAAAATGTATGTACAAAACTgtctataataataaatagcgtaaatataaaataataataataataataatttcaacggattgtttttgttgttaaaaCTAGAGACCGATACAACGCAACAAACAAGGCACCATTAATTCATTGGCccattataaaaaatgtcattaagTTCCTCAGGCTAAAGATTCAAGCAGTTGATTGTTTTTccttagtttcttttttctcttactctttgtcttttttcttccttttcgaCTGCACAACCTTGACCACACCCTCTTCATTCTCCACGATTATCAAATCAGTTGTTGGTGGCAtgtcttctctttttcctttgccTTCCTTTAGCAAAAGCGGAGGAAGGATGTTGATCTGGGGGAACCGTGAAAGAAGGAGGAATGGAGCTAGAGTCAGCTGGAAGCTTTGGAGGAGTGGGTGCTAGTTGTAATGCGGAAGGGTAATATACTTTGTCTGGAGCCCAAAGCTTAGACTCAGTAGATACTCCCGCAGCATCCAAGGCATGGCCCCACACTTCCAAGCAGAATGAACGAGCAACATCCCTGGGCTGAGCAACAAGGCTCTCTGCTGTTTTCTTCATGCTGGCATCATATGCTGCTTGCTCAGCCTCAGCTTTCTCTTGGTCTTTAGCCTCTAATTGTTTCTGCGTTTGTTTCAGCTCTACCATCGTAAGAGACAGtctattttgggcttttttctGGGCTTCCAGTGCATCGACCGCTTGTTTCTCATAGCTCTGGAGTGCAGACTCTGCATTCCTATGGGCCTTTTCAACCTCTGACAACTGGGCAAGGGTGTCCTTCAGTTCTTGCTCCGCCTCAGTTTGAGCCTTTACTGTAGCTTCCAGACTGTTTTCAGCCTTTCTTGCTGAGTCCAAGGAATGATCTACCCACTCCTCAACCATAAAAGCGGCTTGGACGGCCTACCAAGGACacaagttgttaaaaagaacAACAATGTGTATGTTACATCTAAAGAAATAAACTTGTGCTAGTACGGAGATATGATGTATTACCTTAGCTAGGTCTTGTTTCAAAAACAGGAAGACTTCTCTTTTCCGGAAAGACATTAATTCAGCCATATCCTCAGATAAGCATAGCGCTTTCTCCAGGCATTCTGCCACCAAACTTGAGCTACCCTTCTTAGGGTCCCTCAGGTTGGCATCATCAAGCACTGGATTACCTGAGCTCAAAGTGAAGATGGGTCTCCAAATTAAAGCCTTTCTAGATTGGTCTCCGCTCGTCTCTTTAGAAGTCCCAGTGTGTGCAGACTTCTTGGGCTGCCCTTTTTCATCTTAGATTTCCTTAGCGGGTGGCTTAACAGTCTCTTCTTCCTCGGTTTCTACGGAGCTTTTGCCTCCTTgacctcttttccttttcttgtctATGACCTTAGCAAGTGAGGCACGTGTCACAACCAGAGTGACTGGTCGGGGTAGTACTACTACAGCTGGGGAAGAGTCCCTAGCATGGGCTTTTAGCAGGGCAAGGAGATCTagttctttctcttgaaaacccATGTCTCTCGAAGAGTGAGATGCGGAAGTACTAGGAGTATCTTCGCAATAAACGACTTTGAAATCTTTTTCTGTCACCTCAGGATGAATGGGCTCGGGTGCAGTCTTATTTTCCTCGTACTCAGAAGAGATGGGGGGTTCTTGGGAATAGAGGAGTCGGGCTGCTAGTGGTGCTGGAAGCTGGGCGTCTTGGGTCCCCTCTGAAAGAGGTTCGGTCAATAAAAAACCTGGTACAGTCACGTCAATTACCGCCAAGTGCAAATCCTTGGCTCTAACAACgttttttgggctttgaaaACACTTAGTAGAGGGCTTGTAGCCGAGAATAACGTGTGCCACTCTGAGTTGTCCGCCTGTATGCAAAAATATCTCCGACCTGAGGATTCTGTTTAGGTCTTGGAAGTTTACCAAATGTTTAGCTGAAGCAGTGTGATATTCGTCTGCCACAAAGGGTGAATACCGTTAGTGAAATTTATCGAGTACAGAATcattatgtaataaaaaatCCCAAGTCTTGCTTCGGTCTTTGGGAACCCTACCTGTCTCCCCTTCTTGGGTAGGGCAGTGTAATCCATCGTACCAATGCCCCGAGACAATAAGGAAATCCTCGTCCATGCCTTTGCTCGAATCAGGCAgtcaggagattagcctaacggtgggAACCCTACACTTCATATAGTACTTAGTTTTCTCTCCCTTTTGGCAATTGTACACCCAGTTTACGTCGTGCCAAGTAAGGTTAGTCCCCATCTTACGGTTTATGGCATTTGCACACCCCAAAATCCTAAAGATATTGGAGGAACATTGGATTGGGGTTCATCTATAGTTTAGGAGGAAATCCCAAGTCACCCTCCCCATGGGAATTTCCATCCCACCTTCAATAAAGGCGATCATAGGAATTACTACAAACTCGGGAGGCCTTGGTAGGACTAACCACTCTCCTTCTTCACAGTGTTCAATTTCAACAGCATCAGGAATTCTATACTGAGCCTTAAAAATTGCCCTCGCCTCATTGGTATTTACTAGCTTAGCATATCTACCCATTAAATTTTATAGAaagaataaaggaaaaaaaagaaatcacaaaAGAAGAATCAACAAGAAAACCAACACACCTCTGAATGAACGCTAAAATTGCTCCTTGGGAGTTTCCTTTCCTTCAAAATGCTCAAAATGAATCTCAGCCAGCCCTAGGTCTTGTTTATATAGAGGCAAAAATAAGCGGTAATTTTCCCGCTCATAACTAAGGGGAAAATCAGAACGGTACAATTCTGATCGAGCCGTAGAACATGGGGAGACAAGGAGCCGCCTGACACCATAAATGACCGATCGTGAATTCCAAAGCGTCAAGAACATGTCACAAGAAGCGAAAGGACGTTACCACGTGAGAAAACAAGTGGCACATGGATAGCTTTTTTGCAAAGTTAAAACTTGGCTTTTAATCTAGAATAAATAGCAcaagttttaaggggctattgtgggggccCAAGGACCGAGTATGAAGATCAAGGAACGAAAGAGATCTTATCTATGATGATGGCCGAGgacccgaagacccgaagacGAGGTTGCTTGGAGAAGTACAAAGGGTAGACTAGTGATATATGGCCAAGAGAGTGAAAATATTTGGGTTGAGGGTAGATAGCATGTGGACTCTACATTGATTACTCTGTACCTAGTTTCTTGGCCGCATTAAATGAGAAACAACAACTTTATCAAccacattaatgtggaggtgacctAAATAGTGCAAAATCACAACTAGCCAGTTCCTTTCTACTGCCTTCTACAAGCAATCGGACAAGTGTCAACATGAGAAAGGGGTTAGGTGGAAGATGGACGTTGGAGATGCAAGGAAGAGGGAGTATATATAAAGATGAAGGGGGCTAGAAATAGGAGGAGGACAAagtgaagagaaagaaaaagaactctGAAAACAGTAGGAATAATGATAGTTGAATGTAATATATTATCCTCGGGCAAgcttgttgggggggggggggtttctAATTCCTTATATATTGAATGGTATCCTCGGGACATATCTGTCGGTTATTGTGTTGTTCCCTCTCtataaattctttgttttgggccTAGGGTGATTGGATCCACTTGCAGTTTTTGAAGTGGGCTTAATATCTGGTTGGaaattttggtccttacaataacaataggtaaagctgagagaaaatcaaattagatttcaaattgaaattcaattagagtctaattttgcgccacttGTCCacctaatctaagtttttaaatttttgtgccaagtaagttaattcaatgtaaaaattagatttcaattagaatttcattttacgatatgtgtcccatctaatctaagttttttaatttttgtaccaaatgggttaatttagtgtaaaaaacaaggagtccaatataagtaaaccataaaaaacat
This portion of the Castanea sativa cultivar Marrone di Chiusa Pesio chromosome 7, ASM4071231v1 genome encodes:
- the LOC142644138 gene encoding uncharacterized protein LOC142644138, whose protein sequence is MSRDASLRNQSLHCHYHQDKGHTTKECRTLRDHLSQLARVRKLNHFLCQPRGQFEHHRDGSHCGNTPRPELGTINIILAKPGGEFGTYSRVMSVRSGLGDHVVETGNQIAKKVKLSEIPTLAFFEEDKEGTCQSHDDALVVTVRIGGYDSPLVGLDGKPVIPQGMIRLPVQVEDEEVQVNFIVVKVYSPYTTILARPWLHAMATVSSTLHVKVKYPTSGQVKVLFGSQSVARKCLVSAIIRTTENLEIRAD
- the LOC142644139 gene encoding uncharacterized protein LOC142644139, producing MVRKLGGEVVELYCDSQLVFGQVNREFEARDERVQGYLSRVKCALNSFKSFIVKQIPRGHNAHADSLGMLATYLGSKLPWVVLVEDMINSSLPSTSTVGIHSIQVGPSWMDPIVTFSKQVILPENKTGVERKPLKITQKNVTSVKGMRQNIHQLGGVLNPLSSPWPFSRWGLDIVGHRRWLIVGTNYFTKWVEAEPLANIRDVDAKRFIWKNIVTHFGVPHTLISDNGFQFDSKAFRRYCGDLGIRNGYSTPAYPQGNGQVEATNKVILARLKKRLDDAKERWVEELAHVLWTYRITPRRSTGETPFSMTCRMEAVIPLELGFPTLKSKQYSFEGNHRMLLDNFDTVEERREVASVKMANYQQKLKKTYDKGVKLRPLMPGDLVLKKIVGTAKNPAWGKM